Proteins from one Streptococcus mitis B6 genomic window:
- a CDS encoding DUF3173 domain-containing protein yields the protein MIATVTKNDLVALGFSEGTSKRIIRQGKELLITRGFTVYQNKRIGTIPATIVSELLGFDVQNSTLKE from the coding sequence ATGATAGCAACTGTTACTAAGAATGACCTAGTTGCCCTTGGTTTTTCTGAGGGCACATCGAAACGTATTATCCGCCAAGGGAAAGAGCTACTGATAACACGAGGCTTTACAGTCTATCAGAATAAACGAATTGGTACTATACCTGCTACTATTGTAAGCGAATTACTCGGTTTTGATGTTCAAAACAGTACCCTCAAGGAGTAA
- a CDS encoding rolling circle replication-associated protein, which produces MTNYNKKIIRTASYIEIWEYEKPIFSKGKSILDTNTENKEKSQRRTFEELTPEEQEQRLERMKKTRLEAKWNLLRLVDCNYNDNTSFLTLTTKENISDRNHFKDLLKTFIKRFNYHIFNTKKSKLKYLTVLEKQKRGAWHAHILLFSVPYVPHRQLLELWGHGAVRINKVDVDSKENRGRYVTKYFEKGIGQELLENFGKQAYFSSRNLKKPDEDRFYTYEDFNYDSSVVLYETEYISKVYKDGQYFDNHVKYKKIKLDE; this is translated from the coding sequence ATGACTAATTATAATAAAAAAATTATTCGCACCGCTTCCTATATCGAGATTTGGGAATATGAAAAGCCAATATTTTCAAAAGGAAAATCCATTCTAGATACTAATACTGAAAACAAGGAAAAATCACAACGTAGAACATTTGAAGAACTTACACCTGAAGAACAAGAACAACGTCTGGAGCGTATGAAAAAAACTCGCTTAGAAGCAAAGTGGAACTTATTACGCTTAGTTGATTGTAATTATAATGACAATACTTCATTTCTAACCCTGACCACTAAAGAAAATATTAGCGACAGAAACCACTTCAAAGACTTACTAAAAACTTTTATAAAACGCTTTAACTACCACATCTTTAATACCAAGAAAAGTAAATTAAAATATTTAACAGTATTAGAAAAGCAAAAACGTGGAGCATGGCATGCTCATATTCTGCTTTTCAGCGTTCCTTATGTACCACACCGTCAACTCTTGGAACTTTGGGGACATGGAGCAGTACGAATAAATAAAGTTGATGTAGACAGCAAAGAAAATCGCGGTCGATATGTCACAAAGTATTTTGAAAAAGGGATTGGACAAGAATTGTTGGAAAACTTCGGAAAGCAAGCCTATTTTTCATCACGCAACTTAAAAAAGCCTGATGAAGATAGATTTTATACTTATGAAGATTTTAATTATGATAGTTCAGTCGTACTATATGAAACGGAATACATTAGTAAAGTCTATAAAGACGGTCAGTATTTCGATAATCATGTAAAGTATAAGAAAATAAAACTAGATGAATAA
- a CDS encoding metallophosphoesterase family protein: MKTLLIGDLHLKSQLILPIVDKIIQTHNIKRIIFLGDYVDLHGQTNNIQLYAKDLTFLYSWKIDKEQNGIDVINLIGNHDAYYLLGEQAPFSIQNLEVFFAVKELLQDLKLQVAYQLDNYLVSHAGFNLIFDPKEWHFNLYTKEHEEELDILAYTIGPMRGGKALGGSPLWAHFRELELLPNQDFPKQIVGHTPKESIDISKNVIGIDTFSLYIDKDNKYQFIGNGDLLVYDQGHFEVISTDWATDKILKQLPRL; this comes from the coding sequence ATGAAGACGTTATTAATTGGTGATTTACACTTAAAATCTCAACTGATTTTACCCATTGTTGACAAAATTATCCAAACACATAATATTAAGAGAATCATTTTTCTTGGTGATTACGTTGATTTACATGGTCAAACTAACAATATCCAACTTTATGCCAAAGACCTCACTTTTTTATACTCTTGGAAAATAGATAAAGAGCAAAACGGAATAGATGTAATTAATCTTATAGGTAATCATGATGCTTATTATTTACTGGGAGAACAAGCTCCTTTCTCAATTCAAAACCTAGAGGTCTTTTTCGCAGTTAAAGAATTGTTGCAGGATTTGAAATTACAAGTAGCTTATCAACTAGATAATTATTTAGTCAGTCACGCTGGTTTCAATCTGATATTTGACCCAAAAGAATGGCATTTTAACCTCTATACCAAAGAGCATGAAGAAGAATTAGATATTCTAGCTTATACAATAGGACCAATGCGTGGTGGGAAAGCTCTTGGGGGGTCTCCTTTATGGGCACATTTTAGAGAATTAGAACTGCTTCCCAACCAAGACTTTCCTAAACAAATTGTTGGGCATACCCCTAAAGAATCTATTGATATTTCTAAAAATGTTATTGGTATAGATACTTTTTCATTATATATTGACAAAGATAATAAATATCAATTTATTGGTAATGGAGATTTACTCGTTTATGACCAAGGACATTTTGAGGTCATTTCAACAGACTGGGCAACAGACAAAATATTAAAACAATTACCACGACTATAA
- a CDS encoding FtsK/SpoIIIE domain-containing protein produces the protein MFKLRQSADLTKTYIITSSKLKTVHFSIIALTICIICAIIANIRAPTFFQILFIFLGGFIIYKIHLKIKIFRYNLEYYLIIRESLLYVLHTNRLYTTSKDSSGYEKIIRSAALEYEIDRQKGHVLIKALITGDEFTKKLQALDDLLSGALGLELDEKILRASVAEYHFYYIKPKRLVLQSHNQRREIDSLDIDLGYGVNYNPIKCPHILVSGGTGSGKSVFISFLILELLKRQSTVYIADPKNSDLGSLSHYFGNKYVATTPNNIARIVRIVVEEMQERYQVMRDNFQYGSNFSEHGFKPICLIIDEMGAFQASGTDKKSKEVIVEVMDGIKQIILLGRQAGVFILVSAQQVNASATLSTELRDNLGLRIALGANSSEGYRMVFGSATPKNLKPIEVKGAGYLYMQGSGKESAQYWESPYLDITQFDFIKELQLYVTKSK, from the coding sequence ATGTTTAAATTAAGACAAAGTGCTGATTTAACCAAAACTTATATTATTACTAGTAGTAAATTGAAGACAGTACATTTTTCAATAATAGCACTCACTATCTGCATTATATGTGCTATTATTGCCAATATAAGGGCTCCAACTTTTTTTCAAATTCTCTTTATATTTTTAGGTGGATTTATTATCTATAAAATTCATCTGAAAATAAAAATTTTTCGATATAACTTAGAGTATTACCTTATTATACGTGAGAGCTTACTTTATGTACTCCACACAAACAGACTTTATACCACATCTAAAGATAGTTCAGGCTATGAAAAAATCATCAGAAGTGCAGCATTAGAATACGAGATAGATAGACAAAAAGGTCATGTTCTTATCAAAGCTCTTATAACGGGCGATGAATTTACAAAAAAACTTCAAGCTCTCGATGATTTGCTTTCTGGCGCGCTTGGACTAGAGCTTGACGAGAAGATTCTTCGGGCTAGTGTTGCAGAGTATCATTTCTATTACATAAAACCAAAAAGGTTAGTTCTACAATCTCACAACCAAAGACGAGAGATAGATAGCCTTGATATAGATTTAGGATATGGTGTAAATTATAACCCAATAAAATGCCCACATATTTTGGTATCAGGAGGAACAGGGAGCGGAAAGTCTGTCTTCATATCTTTCCTGATTTTAGAACTTCTCAAACGGCAATCAACAGTCTATATTGCTGACCCTAAGAACTCTGACCTAGGTAGCTTGTCTCATTACTTTGGAAATAAATACGTAGCAACCACCCCAAATAATATAGCTCGCATTGTGAGAATCGTAGTTGAGGAAATGCAGGAACGATATCAAGTCATGCGTGATAACTTCCAGTATGGTTCAAATTTTTCAGAGCACGGTTTTAAGCCGATATGCTTGATAATAGATGAAATGGGAGCATTTCAAGCTTCAGGAACGGATAAAAAATCAAAAGAAGTTATAGTTGAAGTTATGGACGGTATCAAGCAAATCATTCTACTTGGGCGACAAGCTGGGGTATTTATCCTAGTATCTGCCCAACAAGTAAATGCTAGTGCTACTTTAAGTACTGAACTCAGAGATAATTTAGGATTGAGAATAGCTCTTGGAGCTAATTCTAGCGAGGGATATCGAATGGTTTTTGGTTCAGCTACTCCCAAAAATTTGAAACCTATCGAGGTAAAAGGAGCAGGCTATCTTTATATGCAAGGTTCAGGAAAAGAATCTGCCCAATACTGGGAAAGCCCGTATCTTGATATAACTCAATTCGATTTTATAAAAGAACTACAATTATACGTAACAAAGTCAAAATAA
- a CDS encoding endonuclease/exonuclease/phosphatase family protein: MTQLKILNWNVNQRSGLGKQIPDVVVNELKHLDADVVCLTEYKNHFEFCEQLKSLGYSLFMYPEYIERFQNEVLIAIKTKFVTLPKLTTFPKEDMFPDFLHLQIDFEGAPLHIIGARIKIATIDNSLSYNRKLPLLVKDAKERLLQIEYITEYVRKLNGKILLMGDFNNFHYFEHQKTDSWEHDKEFLQNYYSYPLVVEKMNEVNLAT; this comes from the coding sequence GCAAACAAATTCCTGATGTAGTTGTAAATGAGTTAAAACATTTAGATGCGGATGTTGTGTGCTTAACAGAGTACAAGAATCATTTTGAATTTTGTGAACAACTAAAATCTTTAGGTTACTCTTTATTTATGTATCCTGAGTATATCGAAAGATTTCAAAATGAAGTTTTGATAGCGATAAAAACTAAATTCGTTACACTCCCCAAACTAACAACTTTCCCCAAAGAGGATATGTTCCCAGATTTTCTACATCTACAAATTGATTTTGAAGGTGCTCCCTTGCATATCATTGGTGCGAGAATAAAAATTGCTACCATTGATAATTCACTCTCCTATAATAGAAAATTACCACTTTTAGTCAAGGACGCTAAAGAACGCTTACTACAAATTGAGTATATTACAGAATATGTTCGTAAGTTGAATGGAAAAATTCTTCTTATGGGCGATTTTAACAATTTTCACTACTTTGAACATCAAAAAACAGACTCATGGGAACATGATAAGGAGTTTTTACAAAATTATTATTCTTACCCTCTCGTAGTCGAAAAAATGAATGAAGTAAATCTTGCTACCTAA